A stretch of the Erinaceus europaeus chromosome 1, mEriEur2.1, whole genome shotgun sequence genome encodes the following:
- the ZBP1 gene encoding Z-DNA-binding protein 1 has protein sequence MAEAPEELDETGIEQRIVQMLKDKGSPVKTHQLAKDLNVHKKTLNQVLYRMQKRSRVTLVAPATWCLAKDGTLDVAPGARTPPSQEKEVEPQRDLRRQHNALATPGRCGLLLSELQEKIYRFLENGGPHKALHIAQALGMKTEKEVNPHLYALKAKHLLDLDQRSHLWEIYRPEGSGGRNQCATIIYQQNPVNMINQSGPHSHISIENSADIQIGHGNVMVTQTACGVSGSAEPLQFPPMQGASVGALGAQDIRMDASVLRRVQLGHANEMSVHRTLAQDPVCSPFNGPSGSATTMNPEASFKIEMPQAESCSGEDVTQRVHITSCFVEDSVIGNCNRMTVSPEGAKGPGACKGHPEEWGEDTGSGSEATQSRGESRQHKSQDASNNDLSTFTGHLATMTLESWALNFAEEGC, from the exons ATGGCTGAGGCTCCTGAAGAACTGGATGAAACAG GTATTGAGCAGAGGATTGTGCAGATGTTGAAGGACAAAGGCTCCCCAGTGAAGACTCACCAGTTGGCCAAGGATCTCAATGTCCACAAGAAGACACTCAACCAGGTCCTCTATCGGATGCAGAAGAGGTCCAGAGTCACCCTTGTGGCCCCTGCCACATGGTGCTTGGCCAAAGATGGCACCCTAGATGTTGCTCCAGGAGCACGAACCCCACCCAGCCAGG AAAAGGAAGTGGAACCCCAGAGAG ATCTGAGGCGCCAGCACAATGCCCTGGCAACCCCAGGAAGGTGTGGGCTTCTGCTCAGCGAACTGC AGGAGAAGATCTACAGGTTCCTGGAAAATGGTGGACCCCATAAGGCTCTCCACATTGCACAGGCCTTGgggatgaagacagagaaagaggttaACCCACACTTGTATGCACTGAAGGCAAAGCACCTTCTAGACTTAGACCAGAGGTCACATTTATGGGAGATTTATCGGCCAG AAGGTTCTGGAGGAAGAAATCAGTGTGCCACCATTATTTACCAGCAAAATCCAGTCAACATGATCAACCAGTCTGGACCACACAGCCACATTTCCATCGAGAACTCTGCAGACATCCAGATTGGACACGGGAATGTCATGGTGACACAGACAGCCTGCGGGGTCAGCG GCTCTGCAGAACCCCTCCAGTTCCCCCCAATGCAGGGTGCCTCAGTTGGAGCTCTGGGAGCCCAGGACATACGCATGGATGCGTCTGTGCTCAGACGTGTGCAGCTGGGACATGCCAACGAGATGAGTGTTCACCGCACCCTGGCCCAAGATCCTGTCTGCAGCCCCTTCAATGGCCCCTCAG GCTCTGCCACCACTATGAACCCAGAGGCTTCATTCAAAATCGAAATGCCCCAAGCAGAATCCTGCTCAGGAGAGGACGTGACCCAGAGGGTCCACatcacctcctgctttgtggaggACTCAGTCATTGGCAACTGCAACAGGATGACTGTCAGCCCAGAGGGGGCCAAGGGGCCTGGGGCCTGCAAGGGACACccagaggagtggggagaggacacAG GTTCTGGCTCTGAAGCCACACAGTCCAGAGGCGAGTCCCGTCAACACAAAAGTCAAGATGCCTCCAACAATGACCTCTCCACTTTTACTGGCCATCTAGCGACTATGACTCTGGAGAGCTGGGCCCTTAATTTTGCAGAAGAAGGGTGCTGA